A genomic stretch from Desulfotignum balticum DSM 7044 includes:
- a CDS encoding CHC2 zinc finger domain-containing protein, giving the protein MGQRYSKNILRKLRNDIPVDFVIADVLKQPNKISEGYFRFLCPNCGEFNTAVNPKTNLGRCFSCEKNFNPIDMVMSVKTYSFTQAVEYLMTVARLN; this is encoded by the coding sequence ATGGGACAACGCTATTCAAAAAACATACTTCGAAAGCTGAGAAACGATATCCCGGTCGATTTTGTGATTGCTGATGTCTTAAAACAACCCAATAAGATATCGGAAGGCTATTTTCGCTTTTTGTGTCCAAACTGTGGCGAGTTCAACACAGCTGTAAATCCAAAAACCAATCTCGGCCGTTGTTTTTCTTGTGAAAAAAACTTCAACCCCATCGACATGGTCATGTCTGTCAAAACCTATAGTTTTACCCAGGCGGTAGAATATCTGATGACGGTGGCCAGATTGAATTGA
- a CDS encoding GNAT family acetyltransferase encodes MEFKITAFENFKHRGQVISLWRDVFGYETSHNAPDIVIDKKVEFNDGLFFVAVNNDNVIGTVMAGYDGHRGWIYSIAVSPDCRKRGLGSALLSFAEERLSEKGCMKINLQIMEGNELVETFYHSNGYKTEKRISMGKRILKNIKTANNAL; translated from the coding sequence ATGGAATTCAAAATTACTGCATTCGAGAATTTTAAACATAGGGGACAAGTCATTTCTTTATGGAGAGATGTTTTTGGGTACGAAACGTCACATAATGCCCCGGATATTGTGATTGATAAAAAAGTTGAATTCAACGACGGATTGTTTTTTGTGGCAGTGAATAATGATAACGTAATAGGCACTGTCATGGCAGGATATGATGGTCATCGGGGTTGGATCTACTCTATTGCAGTGTCACCCGATTGTCGGAAAAGGGGTTTAGGTTCTGCCTTGTTATCTTTTGCAGAGGAGAGACTTTCAGAAAAAGGTTGCATGAAGATCAACCTACAAATCATGGAGGGCAATGAGCTCGTTGAGACTTTCTATCATTCGAACGGCTATAAAACAGAAAAAAGAATAAGCATGGGGAAACGCATATTAAAAAACATCAAAACAGCGAACAACGCGCTGTAG
- a CDS encoding class I SAM-dependent methyltransferase: MKSEIIEIEWSWDQPIIQDILLKYYRDWLFVTPEIANNMVERILSISKINPPAQVLDIGCGLGYHATAFAQRGFQVFAFDPGDKYLEIAQNNFSTVGVNVNLGQMKCADLDESECFSLAWAGSYCPGQLSLSDVTQDFLRIYKALTPGGWFISNVAGKPKVPPSEKVKNWRQLSDCFSLSEKWADEAYFHEHCWFVYPETNKVIKLIEVERMYGVEEIIPILEEVGFTEISTADRLKGDTSAQAGNHFAFWCRKPRA; this comes from the coding sequence ATGAAATCTGAAATTATTGAAATAGAATGGTCTTGGGACCAACCGATAATTCAAGATATCCTTTTGAAATATTATCGTGATTGGCTGTTTGTTACTCCTGAAATTGCGAATAATATGGTTGAAAGGATCTTATCAATATCAAAAATTAATCCTCCTGCTCAGGTGCTGGATATTGGATGTGGGTTGGGTTACCATGCAACAGCTTTTGCACAAAGAGGGTTTCAGGTATTTGCGTTTGATCCGGGTGATAAATATCTTGAAATCGCGCAGAACAATTTTTCAACGGTAGGTGTTAATGTAAATCTCGGACAAATGAAATGTGCAGATTTAGATGAGTCAGAATGCTTTTCGTTGGCTTGGGCTGGCTCGTATTGCCCTGGGCAACTGTCATTATCAGACGTTACACAAGATTTCTTACGTATTTATAAAGCCCTAACACCAGGAGGATGGTTTATCTCAAATGTAGCCGGAAAACCAAAAGTTCCTCCCTCGGAAAAAGTAAAAAATTGGCGGCAACTATCCGATTGTTTTAGCCTTTCAGAGAAGTGGGCAGATGAGGCTTATTTCCATGAGCATTGCTGGTTTGTATACCCCGAAACGAATAAAGTGATAAAACTTATTGAAGTTGAACGAATGTATGGAGTAGAAGAAATTATCCCCATTTTGGAGGAAGTCGGATTTACCGAAATTTCAACTGCGGATAGGCTCAAAGGAGATACGTCTGCTCAAGCAGGTAACCATTTTGCTTTTTGGTGTCGTAAACCAAGGGCATAA
- a CDS encoding DUF6125 family protein: MKPSDTITKKETIDLLNKCWMTHDGMWFFHCLQEFGIETTNKINKSAIKSMSSIELKRIRSVLGFKKDIENFEEFRVFFIEASKLIIPDFINVSFNFSEENKMTWVFNQGKCFAYEGVKRLGAIDKYECGVLYRIKCWLEELGIKHKFSPEINLCHMHHNGDCSGYIQFFF, from the coding sequence TTGAAACCAAGTGACACTATTACCAAAAAAGAAACAATTGATCTTTTAAATAAGTGTTGGATGACACATGACGGTATGTGGTTTTTTCATTGCCTGCAAGAATTTGGGATTGAGACAACAAATAAAATTAACAAATCCGCCATTAAATCAATGTCTTCAATTGAACTAAAAAGAATTAGGAGTGTTTTGGGATTTAAGAAAGACATTGAAAACTTTGAAGAATTCAGGGTGTTTTTTATTGAAGCTTCTAAATTGATAATACCTGATTTTATCAATGTTAGCTTTAATTTTTCTGAAGAGAACAAAATGACATGGGTATTTAATCAAGGAAAATGCTTTGCCTATGAAGGTGTAAAAAGATTAGGTGCCATAGACAAGTATGAATGTGGTGTACTTTACAGAATCAAATGCTGGCTTGAAGAACTTGGAATAAAACATAAGTTTTCCCCAGAGATTAACCTATGTCACATGCATCATAATGGGGATTGTTCAGGGTATATACAATTTTTTTTCTAA
- a CDS encoding 4Fe-4S binding protein, translated as MKIEKNIADPFLEKRIVNYDKWLSKGQISASSKVIPVSESLNAKQWVLPTEQVIEILTNANSVAVQDCECRTHYKRCDKPLEVCFLLNKIGDKFVSKGKARHVSLTEITDILKKANENGLIHLALYMPDHEIFALCSCCSCCCHELQIVKLTERKELMVRSEYIAVTNTEACIHCGECVDRCFFDARIFNDKQMKYNPEACLGCGLCVTVCPVDATTMILRETKID; from the coding sequence ATGAAGATAGAAAAAAATATTGCTGATCCTTTTCTTGAGAAAAGAATTGTCAATTATGATAAATGGCTAAGCAAAGGTCAAATTTCAGCATCTTCAAAAGTCATCCCAGTTTCAGAATCACTTAACGCAAAACAATGGGTATTGCCGACAGAGCAGGTTATTGAGATACTTACGAATGCAAATTCAGTTGCAGTTCAGGATTGTGAATGCAGAACCCATTATAAAAGATGTGACAAGCCTTTGGAAGTCTGTTTTCTTCTGAATAAAATTGGAGATAAATTCGTTTCAAAAGGTAAAGCCCGTCATGTCTCTTTAACTGAAATTACTGATATCTTGAAGAAAGCTAACGAAAACGGTCTTATCCATCTTGCTTTATACATGCCTGACCACGAAATTTTTGCATTGTGCAGCTGCTGTTCCTGTTGTTGCCATGAATTACAAATAGTAAAGCTTACCGAACGAAAAGAGCTAATGGTCCGCTCTGAATATATAGCAGTTACAAATACTGAGGCTTGTATTCATTGTGGTGAATGTGTCGATAGATGCTTTTTTGATGCACGGATTTTCAATGACAAACAGATGAAATACAATCCTGAAGCATGTCTTGGATGTGGACTTTGCGTTACTGTTTGCCCTGTTGATGCAACAACAATGATATTAAGAGAAACAAAAATCGACTAA
- a CDS encoding class I SAM-dependent DNA methyltransferase: MQTPKRHRIQFPQTSAGNLAQDEAYFYLVSPDKEKKKIRFHDYDQIYNMPGLYEQIFYDRLKCSSPEKVAQILKSAINQTNENFSELRVLDLGAGNGLMGDAFKQFGVSRLIGVDIIPEAKTATERDRPHLYDAYYISDFCNLTDDEREEYLSWSLNCLTVVAALGFGDIPTKAFIEAFNMIQSPGWVGFNIKETFLNESDDAGFSRMIRELIFSNHMDIYHLERYRHRLSIEGEPLYYYAIGARKKADIPESMIAKFA; the protein is encoded by the coding sequence ATGCAAACCCCGAAAAGACATCGTATTCAATTTCCCCAGACATCTGCAGGAAATCTGGCCCAGGATGAAGCCTATTTTTATCTGGTTTCACCGGATAAAGAGAAAAAAAAGATCCGGTTTCATGATTATGACCAGATCTACAATATGCCCGGGCTGTATGAACAGATTTTTTATGACCGTCTCAAATGCAGTTCCCCTGAAAAAGTGGCACAGATTCTCAAATCCGCCATCAACCAGACCAATGAGAACTTCAGTGAACTCCGGGTCCTGGATCTGGGGGCCGGAAACGGGCTGATGGGCGATGCTTTTAAACAATTCGGGGTTTCCCGGCTCATCGGCGTGGATATCATTCCTGAAGCCAAAACCGCCACGGAGCGGGATCGTCCCCATTTGTACGATGCCTATTATATCAGTGATTTCTGTAATTTGACGGATGATGAAAGAGAAGAGTACCTGTCCTGGTCCCTGAACTGCCTGACCGTGGTGGCGGCTTTGGGTTTCGGAGATATCCCGACCAAAGCGTTCATTGAAGCGTTTAATATGATTCAATCCCCGGGATGGGTGGGATTCAACATCAAGGAAACTTTTCTCAACGAAAGTGATGATGCCGGATTTTCACGCATGATCCGGGAACTGATTTTCTCCAACCACATGGATATCTATCATTTGGAACGGTACCGGCACCGCCTGTCCATTGAAGGCGAACCTCTGTACTATTACGCCATCGGCGCAAGGAAAAAAGCGGATATTCCTGAATCAATGATCGCCAAATTTGCCTGA
- a CDS encoding TetR/AcrR family transcriptional regulator, with the protein MTGKRKPNKTTPKRKLEIIQAALEIFNEKGFTNTTMQEVQSRSGTSYGSVNHHFKSKELLAAAVYMEGLKDYQEGMIATLEQDLGAREGMYRLVGYHLDWVASNLTWASEQALLCAGKRDKNL; encoded by the coding sequence ATGACAGGCAAGAGAAAACCGAATAAGACGACGCCGAAACGCAAACTGGAAATCATCCAGGCTGCCTTGGAGATATTCAATGAAAAGGGCTTTACGAATACCACCATGCAGGAGGTTCAGAGCCGATCCGGTACGTCTTACGGTAGCGTGAATCATCATTTCAAGAGCAAGGAATTACTGGCCGCTGCTGTGTATATGGAGGGTTTGAAAGATTACCAGGAGGGGATGATCGCCACGCTGGAGCAAGATCTGGGTGCCCGGGAGGGGATGTATAGGCTGGTTGGCTACCATCTGGACTGGGTAGCGTCCAACCTGACTTGGGCATCAGAGCAAGCATTGTTATGTGCAGGTAAAAGGGATAAAAATCTATGA
- a CDS encoding ExeA family protein yields the protein MFFTHFNMNTHPFAENPPIDWLLTDSRFEQALARMKFFLEQGRLALITGQTGVGKSSLLRLVRQNMPQNRFTPLYLHLTSVKSGAFLRLIVTELGEAPRFGKDRLFLQIVDRIKKNDTETIIIIDEAHLISVETLIDLRLLISTGIDADLPLKIILSGQETLTVQLKRASLADLVNRINVRYHIKSLTRDQTIAYIDHRLKCAGATDRLMTSDAKALIHDYAGGVPRSINNIATACLIHAASQNITAINESIVNDTMAEFKLP from the coding sequence ATGTTTTTTACCCATTTCAATATGAACACCCATCCGTTTGCAGAAAACCCTCCCATTGACTGGCTATTGACCGACAGCCGTTTTGAACAGGCTCTGGCCCGTATGAAATTTTTCCTGGAACAAGGACGTCTTGCCCTGATTACCGGTCAGACAGGTGTGGGCAAATCCTCCCTGCTGCGGTTGGTCCGCCAGAACATGCCGCAAAATCGTTTTACACCGCTGTACCTGCACCTGACCAGTGTGAAATCCGGTGCGTTTTTGCGGCTTATTGTGACCGAACTCGGAGAGGCACCACGGTTCGGCAAAGACCGTTTGTTCCTTCAGATTGTTGACCGCATCAAAAAAAACGACACAGAGACCATCATTATCATCGATGAAGCCCACCTGATCTCCGTGGAAACGCTGATCGACCTCAGGCTTCTGATCAGCACCGGCATCGATGCCGACCTGCCATTGAAAATTATCCTCAGCGGCCAGGAAACCCTGACAGTTCAGCTCAAGCGTGCCAGTCTGGCCGACCTGGTCAACCGAATCAATGTGCGATACCACATCAAATCTTTGACCAGAGACCAGACCATTGCCTATATTGACCACAGACTCAAATGTGCCGGCGCAACAGACAGATTGATGACATCCGATGCAAAAGCCCTGATCCACGATTATGCCGGCGGCGTTCCCAGGTCAATCAACAATATTGCCACGGCCTGTTTGATCCATGCCGCATCCCAAAACATTACCGCCATTAATGAATCCATTGTCAATGACACCATGGCTGAGTTCAAGCTGCCATAA
- a CDS encoding cupin domain-containing protein — protein MSDRKYPYINHMNILCEALQLIDIPTLVEKCTDQWYNQTLCKVNESVVRLGIIKGEYHWHKHDNEDEFFFTLNGELLLDIEGKETVTLKQHQGYVVPKRIVHRTRAPEKTIILMIETAGIIPTGDE, from the coding sequence ATGAGTGACAGGAAATACCCATACATAAACCATATGAATATCCTATGCGAGGCATTGCAACTTATTGATATACCAACGCTTGTAGAGAAGTGCACTGACCAATGGTATAACCAAACTTTGTGTAAAGTAAACGAATCGGTCGTGCGGTTGGGCATCATAAAAGGTGAATACCATTGGCACAAACATGATAATGAAGATGAGTTTTTTTTCACCTTGAATGGTGAATTGTTGCTTGATATCGAGGGTAAGGAAACTGTTACCCTAAAGCAACATCAAGGTTATGTTGTTCCAAAACGAATTGTGCATAGGACTCGTGCACCTGAAAAAACTATTATTTTAATGATTGAGACTGCAGGCATTATCCCAACGGGAGATGAATAA
- a CDS encoding site-specific integrase: MENKKKFTPNPDFKMLDQVRETLHYYHYSRSTEKTYCQWITRYIYFFEKNVHPKDMGEKEIERFLSHLATHEKVAASTQRQALNALVFLYHDVLLKPLDNSIAPVRSKRKNGRPLSLSGQANSCRYCKT, encoded by the coding sequence ATGGAAAACAAGAAAAAATTCACGCCTAATCCAGATTTCAAGATGCTTGATCAAGTTCGCGAAACGCTGCACTATTATCATTATTCAAGATCCACGGAAAAGACCTATTGCCAATGGATTACACGCTATATCTATTTTTTTGAGAAAAACGTGCATCCAAAGGATATGGGGGAAAAAGAAATTGAGCGTTTTCTTTCCCACCTGGCTACCCATGAAAAGGTTGCCGCCTCTACCCAGAGACAAGCTCTCAATGCACTGGTATTTCTCTACCACGATGTCTTGTTGAAGCCTCTCGACAACTCAATAGCTCCTGTTCGTTCAAAACGTAAAAACGGCCGCCCACTGTCACTATCAGGGCAAGCTAACTCTTGCAGATATTGCAAAACATGA
- a CDS encoding flavodoxin family protein, with amino-acid sequence MSTSKKIFAINGSHRSEKGFTQIVLNRFLKGAASAHAYCEVLYPSRKKIIACESCGKCLFEAPGVCKFNDDMGSIIEKIEEADMLVFASPVYFDSMPSNMKKMIDRLRVTLDAFFEFREGRTYHLKSIKKKQKVILIFTAGNPERESFVSISRVFNRILDNMGWELEGEFHFPASHLLVADPELLSTQLEAVTMSGQQLVAEGKINKNVIELANREYIDDPEMILRHMTQMILKMREDNK; translated from the coding sequence ATGAGCACTTCAAAAAAAATTTTTGCAATAAACGGAAGCCATCGATCCGAAAAGGGATTCACTCAAATAGTACTTAACCGTTTTTTAAAAGGAGCAGCGTCTGCTCATGCGTACTGTGAAGTGCTGTATCCGTCCAGGAAAAAAATAATTGCCTGTGAAAGTTGTGGAAAGTGCTTGTTTGAAGCACCTGGAGTATGCAAATTCAATGATGATATGGGATCAATCATTGAGAAAATAGAAGAGGCAGATATGCTCGTTTTTGCCAGTCCTGTTTATTTTGACTCCATGCCCAGCAATATGAAGAAAATGATAGACAGGCTGAGGGTAACATTAGATGCATTTTTTGAGTTCAGAGAAGGAAGAACATATCATCTTAAAAGTATAAAAAAGAAACAAAAAGTCATATTGATTTTTACAGCCGGTAACCCGGAAAGAGAATCTTTTGTTTCCATAAGCAGGGTCTTTAACCGAATCCTTGATAACATGGGGTGGGAGCTTGAAGGCGAATTTCATTTCCCGGCATCACATCTCCTGGTGGCCGACCCCGAACTTCTCTCCACGCAGCTTGAAGCAGTGACTATGAGCGGACAGCAATTAGTTGCAGAAGGGAAAATAAATAAAAACGTAATTGAATTGGCGAACAGAGAATACATAGATGACCCGGAGATGATCCTTCGTCATATGACGCAGATGATTTTGAAGATGAGAGAAGATAACAAATGA
- a CDS encoding acyl-CoA thioesterase produces the protein MIETYRGVVYPNQIDHMEHMNVQWYTAKFDEATWHLFSSVGITNKYIHDNQRGMAAIEQITKYKAEVIAGDLLLIKSKILEVKDKSLRFLHVMYNAETGKEVATSELLGVHLDRVKRKSCIFPDNIKEKCETLVFKIT, from the coding sequence ATGATCGAAACGTATAGAGGCGTAGTTTATCCAAATCAAATAGATCACATGGAACATATGAATGTGCAGTGGTACACTGCTAAATTCGATGAGGCAACATGGCATTTATTTTCATCAGTCGGTATCACTAACAAATACATTCACGATAATCAAAGAGGAATGGCAGCTATAGAGCAAATTACAAAGTATAAAGCTGAGGTAATAGCCGGAGATTTGCTTTTAATAAAATCCAAAATACTAGAAGTAAAAGACAAAAGCCTTCGCTTTCTTCATGTAATGTACAATGCAGAAACAGGGAAGGAAGTTGCAACATCAGAATTATTAGGTGTTCATCTTGATCGAGTGAAACGAAAAAGTTGCATTTTCCCTGATAATATAAAGGAAAAATGTGAAACATTGGTGTTTAAAATCACATAA
- a CDS encoding type II toxin-antitoxin system prevent-host-death family antitoxin: MKVYTYSEARQKFSAVLDIAKSEEVIIKRRGGDTFKIIFTKSPKSPFDVPGIKTKATTKDILDAVNESRARSAEPAA, translated from the coding sequence ATGAAAGTCTATACATATTCAGAGGCTCGCCAAAAGTTCTCTGCAGTTCTCGATATTGCAAAATCAGAAGAGGTTATTATTAAGCGTCGAGGCGGTGACACTTTTAAAATTATATTTACCAAATCACCCAAATCACCTTTTGATGTTCCAGGTATAAAAACAAAAGCAACAACTAAAGATATTCTTGATGCGGTTAATGAATCTCGGGCAAGGAGTGCCGAACCAGCCGCTTGA
- a CDS encoding GNAT family N-acetyltransferase: MLGLSALSPDPSAYRYGQNHDARNEIETMEKNVFVQSFSEKYIDQFVNVVDEYRKFCGFNVSPEATKEFFINLHKENKAATFIAISEEDEVMGFINLYPLYSTISLRKIWILNDIGVSSKFRRLGVAQALIKKSIEFAKKSGAIRIELKTAKTNSNAQKLYSEIGFQTDQDNIYYRVPIE, encoded by the coding sequence ATGCTGGGGTTATCGGCTTTAAGCCCCGATCCCTCAGCTTATCGTTATGGTCAAAACCATGATGCACGTAATGAAATAGAAACAATGGAGAAAAATGTGTTTGTACAAAGTTTTAGTGAAAAATATATTGATCAATTTGTAAACGTCGTGGATGAGTATCGAAAATTCTGTGGTTTTAACGTGTCCCCAGAAGCAACCAAAGAATTCTTTATAAATCTTCATAAAGAAAATAAAGCTGCTACTTTCATCGCTATTAGTGAAGAAGATGAAGTTATGGGTTTTATTAATCTCTACCCGTTATATTCAACTATATCATTAAGAAAAATATGGATTCTTAATGATATAGGTGTCTCCTCTAAGTTTAGAAGATTAGGTGTTGCTCAAGCTTTAATTAAGAAATCAATAGAGTTTGCAAAAAAGTCTGGCGCCATCAGAATTGAATTAAAAACTGCAAAAACTAATTCAAACGCTCAGAAGCTTTATTCAGAAATCGGCTTCCAGACTGATCAAGATAATATTTATTATAGAGTGCCAATAGAATAA
- a CDS encoding phage integrase N-terminal SAM-like domain-containing protein, with protein sequence MPSCKIFALDNLCSGFSYAVRFYSFLFKEDLHLAGYAERSIQSYTSAVLKLQRFYNKPLEDISEEQLRQYWLCCQSEFGWSAATPRIRYSGIQHFFRKTLVREWNIFNDIKWKREQTLPGTGCHGVYQKIPAACSAQGIYENQALWISQPQQCLIH encoded by the coding sequence ATGCCCTCATGTAAAATTTTTGCTTTGGATAATTTATGCAGCGGGTTTAGTTATGCTGTGAGATTTTATTCCTTTTTATTTAAAGAAGATCTCCATTTAGCCGGTTATGCTGAGCGAAGCATTCAATCTTATACCAGCGCGGTTTTAAAACTACAGCGCTTTTACAATAAGCCACTAGAAGATATCAGCGAAGAGCAGCTTCGTCAATACTGGCTTTGTTGTCAAAGTGAATTTGGCTGGAGCGCCGCAACACCGCGCATCCGTTACTCCGGCATACAACATTTTTTCAGAAAGACCCTTGTGCGTGAATGGAATATTTTCAACGACATCAAATGGAAACGAGAACAAACTTTACCTGGCACTGGATGCCATGGAGTTTATCAGAAGATTCCTGCAGCATGTTCTGCCCAGGGAATTTATGAAAATCAGGCATTATGGATTTCTCAACCCCAACAGTGCCTTATCCATTGA
- a CDS encoding class I SAM-dependent methyltransferase — protein sequence MGLYHRFILPTLMHRVCAHKDITGQRKKIIPQAEGRVLEIGIGSGLNLPFYDLKSVSCVWGIDPSRTLMNMIPEFPARQALPVHLMTGSGEQIPLDSHSADTIVVTYTLCSIPDIRQALAEMRRVLKPSGRLLFCEHGRAPDIDVSRWQDRLTPLWKPMSGGCHLNRPIPALIRDSGFTIQGLDAGYVSPIRISGFHYRGTAVTR from the coding sequence ATGGGACTGTATCACCGATTCATTCTACCCACACTGATGCACCGGGTCTGCGCCCACAAAGACATCACGGGCCAGCGCAAAAAGATTATCCCTCAGGCCGAAGGACGGGTGCTGGAAATCGGGATCGGGTCCGGCCTGAACCTGCCGTTCTATGATCTGAAGTCCGTGTCATGCGTGTGGGGCATCGATCCCAGCCGGACTCTGATGAACATGATTCCGGAATTCCCGGCCCGGCAGGCCTTGCCCGTCCATCTGATGACGGGCTCCGGCGAACAGATTCCTCTGGACTCACACAGTGCCGACACCATCGTGGTGACCTATACCCTGTGTTCCATCCCGGATATCCGGCAGGCCTTGGCAGAGATGCGGCGGGTGTTGAAGCCCTCGGGCCGGCTGCTTTTCTGTGAACACGGCCGGGCCCCGGATATCGATGTCTCCCGGTGGCAGGATCGCCTGACCCCGTTGTGGAAACCAATGTCCGGCGGGTGTCACCTGAACCGGCCCATCCCGGCCCTGATCAGGGACAGCGGATTCACCATCCAGGGGCTGGATGCCGGGTATGTCAGCCCCATCCGCATATCCGGGTTCCATTACCGGGGGACGGCCGTGACCCGCTGA
- a CDS encoding MarR family winged helix-turn-helix transcriptional regulator, whose product MERKGRQTIGRFVAILYRMAIVYLGKELPAMKIGSGQYIFLAELFDEEGLSQDELTQRVYVDKANTARALKKLEDGGFVRRVPDENNGRIKRAFLEPSALGIEEDFWQIIMKWSEIITENIPQERQEQLLEDLKKMTDNAASYLQRY is encoded by the coding sequence ATGGAACGAAAAGGAAGACAAACAATTGGTCGCTTTGTAGCCATACTGTACAGAATGGCAATCGTCTATTTAGGCAAGGAACTGCCCGCCATGAAAATCGGTTCAGGGCAATATATTTTTCTGGCGGAGCTCTTTGACGAGGAAGGGCTTAGTCAGGACGAATTGACGCAGAGGGTTTATGTGGACAAAGCCAACACCGCAAGAGCCCTTAAAAAACTTGAAGATGGGGGATTTGTTCGAAGGGTCCCTGATGAGAATAATGGGCGAATAAAACGTGCTTTTCTGGAACCATCAGCCTTGGGAATCGAAGAAGATTTTTGGCAAATCATTATGAAATGGAGTGAAATTATTACCGAAAACATACCTCAGGAGAGACAGGAACAGCTCCTGGAGGATTTGAAAAAAATGACCGATAACGCGGCCAGTTATCTGCAAAGATATTGA
- a CDS encoding type II toxin-antitoxin system VapC family toxin, with product MKIIADTNTFLAVTLYEPERDSIIRLTVGHDLVAPNILPFEIGNALSAMLKRRRLEPENLLSVWDATQQIPVDLRSINIREALKIASQFNIYAYDAYFLICAISLNSPLMTLDRRMIEVAQSLGIHVVEVTQ from the coding sequence ATGAAAATTATAGCAGACACAAATACTTTTTTAGCCGTTACTCTTTATGAACCAGAAAGAGATAGTATTATCAGGCTTACTGTAGGCCATGATTTAGTGGCACCGAATATTTTACCCTTTGAAATTGGAAATGCATTATCAGCGATGCTTAAAAGACGTAGGCTTGAGCCTGAAAACCTGTTATCTGTTTGGGATGCTACGCAGCAAATACCCGTTGATTTGCGTAGTATTAATATTCGAGAGGCGTTGAAGATAGCATCTCAGTTTAACATATATGCATATGATGCATATTTTTTAATATGTGCTATTTCATTAAACAGCCCGTTAATGACTCTTGATCGACGTATGATCGAAGTCGCTCAGAGCCTGGGTATTCATGTAGTGGAGGTAACTCAATGA
- a CDS encoding Lrp/AsnC family transcriptional regulator, translating into MNAKVESPVDSIGMKILRELQMNARRSFSRIGRKVGLSSPAVAERVYKMESAGIIVGYHADINFQAFGQVVMAFVTLTNQPEKYQAIYAFAEKEEEVVECHHISGSESLILKIVTGSIGQLNTMIEKLSQFGETKTSIVLSSPVLKKNRNFSPGT; encoded by the coding sequence ATGAACGCTAAAGTTGAAAGCCCTGTTGATTCAATCGGTATGAAAATTCTCCGGGAGCTTCAGATGAATGCCCGGAGAAGCTTCAGCCGGATCGGACGTAAAGTGGGACTGTCTTCGCCTGCCGTTGCAGAACGGGTCTATAAAATGGAGTCTGCTGGCATAATAGTCGGATATCATGCAGATATCAATTTCCAAGCCTTCGGTCAGGTCGTCATGGCGTTTGTCACCCTGACCAATCAGCCGGAAAAATATCAGGCAATCTATGCCTTTGCCGAAAAGGAGGAGGAGGTCGTGGAATGCCACCATATCAGCGGCAGTGAATCCCTGATTCTGAAAATTGTCACCGGGTCCATTGGGCAGCTCAACACCATGATTGAAAAACTCAGCCAGTTCGGAGAGACAAAGACCTCCATTGTCCTGTCCTCGCCAGTCCTAAAAAAAAACAGGAATTTTTCCCCTGGAACCTGA